The following are encoded together in the Streptomyces sp. NBC_00358 genome:
- a CDS encoding ABC transporter substrate-binding protein, with amino-acid sequence MTRAIARRGLLLGAAAAGALAGCGGPSDGVGADGRVTVELWHGQNDTARKAVEALVAEFNRTHPRIRVDSSGGGVLADAMLQKVTAALAAGSYPDIAYIFGSDLASVARSPRVVDLTSALHRGNPPWKSFWAPVRDAVTVNGKVRAAPAVLDSLAVVYNKKLFRQAGVPYPKPGWSWDEFVDTARRLTDSGRGVFGTGWPGTGDEDTVWRLWPMIWDLGGEVVAADGKSIGFTEQGTRALGTLARLAHDKSVYVDPKPGSEQMYQVFLGGRMAMVATGPWELPDIITAKVDYDVVPLPTYNGRPITISGPDTWTVFDNGPARSRAAVEFVSWMIQPAQDARWGMSAGSLPLSSATARRPEWREHAAATTGLDVFTDTLDSARVRPVHAAYPQISQALGEAIVSVLLGKDSPAHAVRRCADTADAALLIPR; translated from the coding sequence ATGACACGCGCGATCGCGCGACGCGGGCTGCTCCTGGGCGCCGCGGCGGCCGGGGCCCTCGCGGGCTGCGGCGGCCCCTCGGACGGCGTCGGCGCCGACGGCAGGGTGACCGTCGAGCTGTGGCACGGCCAGAACGACACGGCCAGGAAGGCCGTCGAGGCACTGGTGGCCGAGTTCAACCGCACACATCCACGCATCCGCGTGGACAGTTCGGGCGGCGGGGTGCTGGCCGACGCGATGCTCCAGAAGGTGACGGCCGCGCTGGCCGCCGGCTCGTACCCGGACATCGCCTACATCTTCGGCTCGGACCTGGCGAGCGTCGCGCGCAGCCCCAGGGTCGTCGACCTGACGTCCGCGCTGCACCGGGGCAATCCGCCGTGGAAGTCCTTCTGGGCTCCGGTACGGGACGCGGTCACCGTCAACGGCAAGGTGCGCGCCGCCCCGGCGGTGCTCGACTCGCTGGCCGTCGTCTACAACAAGAAGCTGTTCCGGCAGGCCGGCGTCCCCTACCCGAAACCGGGGTGGAGCTGGGACGAGTTCGTCGACACCGCTCGGCGGCTGACCGACTCCGGGCGCGGGGTGTTCGGCACGGGCTGGCCGGGCACGGGCGACGAGGACACCGTCTGGCGGCTGTGGCCGATGATCTGGGACCTGGGCGGCGAGGTGGTCGCGGCCGACGGCAAGAGCATCGGCTTCACCGAGCAGGGGACCAGGGCCCTGGGCACCCTCGCCCGGCTGGCCCACGACAAGAGCGTGTACGTCGACCCGAAACCCGGCAGTGAGCAGATGTACCAGGTCTTCCTGGGCGGCCGGATGGCGATGGTGGCCACCGGGCCCTGGGAACTGCCGGACATCATCACCGCGAAGGTCGACTACGACGTCGTCCCGCTGCCCACGTACAACGGCCGCCCGATCACCATCTCCGGGCCGGACACCTGGACCGTGTTCGACAACGGTCCCGCCCGTTCCCGGGCCGCGGTCGAGTTCGTGAGCTGGATGATCCAGCCGGCCCAGGACGCGCGCTGGGGCATGTCGGCCGGCAGCCTCCCGCTCAGTTCGGCCACCGCCCGGCGGCCCGAGTGGCGCGAGCACGCCGCGGCGACGACGGGACTCGACGTGTTCACCGACACGCTGGACTCCGCCCGGGTCCGGCCCGTGCACGCGGCCTACCCGCAGATCTCCCAGGCTCTCGGCGAGGCGATCGTCTCGGTCCTGCTCGGCAAGGACTCCCCCGCCCACGCCGTCCGCCGGTGCGCCGACACGGCCGACGCGGCCCTGCTCATCCCCCGGTGA
- a CDS encoding carbohydrate ABC transporter permease produces the protein MSTLPRALTLAPGAAPVPAAARRAARRRNRRETATAWSFISPAVVVILGLSIVPVLWSLLLSFRADDLVTPGRWVGLDNYRALFQDPNFRTAVGNTLLYTALYVPLSLVGGLALALALNRRIRFIGLYRTLVFVPFVVSATAQGVLFSFILDPEFGVANSLLHKVGLSPQGFLTDPDQAIYLLVLISLWSGVGFCVVVYLAALQDVPPELVEAARIDGAGRWRVLRHIVVPTLTPVTVFLLLWQLITALQVFDLIYVTTKGGPLGSTGVVVYFVWQQAFQMFTAGYGAAAAYVLALALLVAGGALHLARRRQGRIEGAVR, from the coding sequence ATGTCCACCCTTCCCCGTGCCCTCACGCTCGCACCCGGCGCCGCGCCGGTCCCGGCCGCCGCACGGCGCGCCGCCCGCCGCCGAAATCGTCGCGAGACGGCCACCGCCTGGTCGTTCATCAGCCCGGCGGTCGTCGTGATCCTCGGTCTGAGCATCGTGCCCGTCCTCTGGTCGCTGCTGCTCTCCTTCCGCGCCGACGATCTGGTCACCCCCGGCCGCTGGGTCGGCCTCGACAACTACCGGGCCCTGTTCCAGGACCCCAACTTCCGTACGGCTGTCGGCAATACGCTGCTGTACACCGCCCTGTACGTGCCGCTCAGCCTGGTCGGCGGGCTGGCGCTCGCCCTGGCGCTGAACCGCCGTATCCGGTTCATCGGCCTCTACCGCACGCTGGTCTTCGTCCCGTTCGTGGTGTCGGCGACCGCGCAGGGGGTGCTGTTCTCGTTCATCCTCGATCCGGAGTTCGGGGTCGCGAACTCGCTGCTGCACAAGGTCGGGCTCTCCCCGCAGGGCTTTCTGACCGACCCCGACCAGGCGATCTATCTGCTGGTGCTGATCTCGCTGTGGAGCGGTGTCGGTTTCTGTGTCGTCGTCTACCTGGCCGCGCTCCAGGACGTGCCGCCCGAACTCGTGGAGGCCGCCCGGATCGACGGGGCGGGCCGCTGGCGGGTGCTGCGGCACATCGTCGTGCCGACCCTCACACCGGTGACCGTGTTCCTGCTGCTGTGGCAACTGATCACGGCGCTCCAGGTGTTCGACCTCATCTATGTGACGACGAAGGGCGGCCCGCTCGGCTCGACCGGCGTGGTCGTGTACTTCGTCTGGCAGCAGGCGTTCCAGATGTTCACGGCGGGTTACGGGGCAGCGGCCGCGTACGTCCTCGCCCTCGCCCTGCTGGTGGCGGGCGGGGCGCTGCACCTCGCACGGCGCCGCCAGGGACGTATCGAAGGAGCGGTCCGATGA
- a CDS encoding carbohydrate ABC transporter permease, with protein sequence MNAPAVSRRPSGWHLLLAPLTLCFALPLVWLALSSVMSDPEINRFPPALWPKGIDLGGYRYVLGNAMFPRWFANSLIVAGAAVCSNLLLGALGGYAFARMRFAGSRALLGLMLATMVIPFQLTMIPTFLVMKELGLIDTLGALIVPSLVTPFAVFLFRQFFLALPREMEEAAWIDGCSRLRVLFSIVLPLARPALATVAVLTFLSTWNDLSWPLIAINHDTQYTLQLGLTTFQGQHHTRWSAVMAGNVITVLPVLVAFLLAQKTFVQSLTSSGLKG encoded by the coding sequence ATGAACGCACCCGCCGTTTCCCGGAGGCCGAGCGGCTGGCATCTGCTGCTGGCGCCGCTGACCCTGTGCTTCGCGCTGCCGCTGGTGTGGCTGGCGCTCAGCTCGGTGATGTCCGACCCGGAGATCAACCGGTTCCCGCCCGCGCTGTGGCCCAAGGGCATCGACCTGGGCGGCTACCGGTATGTGCTCGGGAACGCGATGTTCCCCCGCTGGTTCGCCAACTCGCTGATCGTGGCGGGCGCGGCCGTGTGCTCGAATCTGCTGCTGGGGGCGCTCGGCGGCTACGCCTTCGCACGGATGCGGTTCGCCGGGTCGCGGGCGCTGCTCGGGCTGATGCTGGCGACGATGGTGATCCCGTTCCAGCTCACGATGATCCCGACCTTCCTGGTGATGAAGGAGCTGGGTCTCATCGACACGCTCGGCGCGCTGATCGTGCCGTCGCTCGTGACCCCGTTCGCGGTCTTCCTGTTCCGGCAGTTCTTCCTCGCCCTGCCCAGGGAGATGGAGGAGGCCGCCTGGATCGACGGGTGTTCGCGGCTGCGGGTGCTGTTCTCGATCGTGCTGCCGCTGGCCCGGCCGGCGTTGGCCACGGTCGCGGTCCTGACGTTCCTGAGCACCTGGAACGACCTGTCCTGGCCGCTCATCGCGATCAACCACGACACCCAGTACACGCTGCAGCTCGGTCTGACGACGTTCCAGGGGCAGCACCACACACGGTGGTCGGCGGTGATGGCGGGCAATGTGATCACCGTGCTGCCCGTCCTGGTCGCGTTCCTGCTGGCACAGAAGACCTTTGTCCAGTCGCTCACTTCGAGTGGTCTGAAGGGCTAG
- a CDS encoding carbohydrate kinase family protein, translated as MMRTFDLLVVGDANPDVVIGPLHGPLEFGQREQLVERAGLVLGGSAAIMACGAARLGLRVAFAGRVGDDPAGAFVREALAGRGVDVGFLVTDPVLPTPLTTVVTAGDGDRAVLTAPGCLTATGPEDVPADLIAASRHVHAASFFLMPRLARSLASVFGRAREAGATTSLDTNDDPAGRWDRELLDPVMKFTDFLLPNAAEARALAGERDLLRAATVLAGRGPAVVVKDGADGALACAGGLLSRAPAASVEPVDTVGAGDSFDAGFVAAILRGLDLRGALAVAAACGSLSTRASGGTAAQPTWDEARAAAGAHSADVPAGPDNPATPDTPNSPDHPDHPNSSNSPAEKGISSSPSTRDTRSRS; from the coding sequence GTGATGAGAACCTTCGATCTCCTGGTCGTCGGCGACGCCAACCCGGACGTCGTGATCGGCCCGCTGCACGGTCCGCTGGAGTTCGGGCAGCGCGAACAGCTCGTCGAGCGGGCCGGGCTGGTGCTGGGCGGCTCCGCCGCGATCATGGCGTGCGGGGCGGCGCGGCTCGGACTGCGGGTCGCGTTCGCGGGCCGCGTCGGGGACGATCCCGCGGGTGCCTTCGTGCGCGAGGCGCTCGCCGGGCGCGGTGTCGACGTCGGCTTCCTGGTCACGGACCCGGTCCTGCCCACACCGCTCACGACGGTCGTCACGGCCGGGGACGGGGACCGGGCGGTCCTCACCGCGCCGGGCTGCCTGACGGCGACGGGCCCCGAGGACGTACCGGCCGACCTGATCGCGGCCTCCCGGCATGTGCACGCGGCCTCCTTCTTCCTGATGCCCCGTCTGGCGCGTTCACTGGCCTCGGTGTTCGGCCGAGCGCGGGAGGCGGGCGCGACGACGTCGCTCGACACCAACGACGATCCGGCGGGGCGCTGGGACCGCGAACTCCTCGACCCAGTAATGAAGTTCACCGACTTTCTGTTGCCGAACGCGGCCGAGGCCCGTGCGCTGGCCGGGGAGCGCGACCTGCTCCGGGCGGCCACCGTCCTGGCCGGCCGGGGACCGGCGGTCGTCGTCAAGGACGGCGCGGACGGCGCCCTCGCCTGCGCGGGGGGACTCCTGTCGCGCGCGCCGGCCGCGTCCGTCGAGCCGGTGGACACCGTGGGCGCGGGCGACAGTTTCGACGCCGGATTCGTCGCCGCGATCCTGCGGGGGCTCGACCTGCGCGGCGCGCTCGCCGTGGCCGCCGCCTGCGGTTCGCTGTCGACACGGGCGTCCGGCGGTACGGCGGCACAGCCCACGTGGGACGAGGCACGCGCCGCGGCCGGCGCGCACTCCGCGGACGTACCGGCAGGCCCGGACAACCCGGCCACCCCGGACACCCCGAATTCACCGGACCACCCGGACCACCCGAACTCCTCGAACTCCCCCGCAGAAAAGGGAATTTCGTCATCCCCCAGCACCCGCGACACCAGGAGCCGTTCGTGA
- a CDS encoding alpha-glucosidase/alpha-galactosidase, producing MTTAKIAFIGAGSVVFTQGLLTDLFTFPELAHVRIALHDIDPERLATAEGAARYIAGVRGAKPTITAHLDRRAALEDADFVINIIQVGMDGATRTDFDIPARYGLRQTIGDTLGIGGIFRALRTFPVLRSLASDMAELCPDAMLLNYTNPMAMNVLYLSRIAPALRVTGLCHSVYWTMHDLAHIVGVPFEEVTYLAAGVNHQAWVLRFERAGQDLHPFLDDAVAQDPGLLRRVRFDMYRRLGHYPTETSEHSSEYVPWYLHHDSEIERLRLPVGAYLEIIEENAASYRRTREALAAGAPLHVEGTLEYAPQIIHSTLTGTPRTVYGNVPNRGLIDNLPADSVVEVPCQTDASGIRPTRVGALPPQCAALNSAYIAVNDLVVRAATDNEPRHVRHAAMADPATAAALPVERIWDLCDDLVRAHGDLLQPELRVLLGH from the coding sequence ATCACCACCGCGAAGATCGCCTTCATCGGAGCCGGGAGCGTGGTGTTCACCCAGGGACTGCTGACCGACCTGTTCACCTTCCCCGAACTCGCGCACGTGCGGATCGCGTTGCACGACATCGACCCGGAGCGGCTGGCCACGGCGGAGGGCGCCGCCCGGTACATCGCGGGCGTCCGCGGCGCCAAGCCCACGATCACCGCGCACCTCGACCGCCGCGCGGCCCTGGAGGACGCCGACTTCGTCATCAACATCATCCAGGTCGGCATGGACGGGGCGACCCGCACCGACTTCGACATCCCGGCCCGCTACGGACTGCGCCAGACGATCGGCGACACCCTCGGCATCGGTGGCATCTTCCGGGCACTGCGGACCTTCCCCGTGCTGCGCTCCCTCGCCTCCGACATGGCCGAACTCTGCCCGGACGCGATGCTGTTGAACTACACCAACCCCATGGCGATGAACGTCCTGTACCTGAGCCGCATCGCCCCGGCCCTGCGCGTCACCGGCCTGTGCCACTCGGTGTACTGGACGATGCACGACCTCGCCCATATCGTCGGCGTCCCCTTCGAGGAGGTCACCTATCTGGCCGCCGGGGTCAACCACCAGGCGTGGGTGCTGCGTTTCGAGCGCGCGGGCCAGGACCTCCACCCCTTCCTGGACGACGCCGTCGCCCAGGACCCCGGACTGCTGCGCCGGGTCCGCTTCGACATGTACCGCCGCCTCGGGCACTACCCCACCGAGACGAGCGAGCACTCCTCGGAGTACGTGCCCTGGTACCTCCACCACGACAGCGAGATCGAGCGGCTCAGGCTGCCCGTGGGCGCCTATCTGGAGATCATCGAGGAGAACGCGGCCAGCTACCGGCGCACCCGCGAGGCGCTCGCCGCCGGGGCGCCCCTCCACGTCGAGGGCACCCTGGAGTACGCGCCGCAGATCATCCACAGCACCCTCACCGGTACGCCGCGCACGGTCTACGGCAATGTGCCCAACCGCGGGCTGATCGACAATCTCCCGGCGGACTCGGTCGTCGAAGTCCCCTGCCAGACGGACGCTTCGGGAATACGGCCGACCCGTGTCGGCGCGTTGCCGCCTCAGTGTGCGGCACTGAACAGCGCGTACATCGCCGTGAACGACCTGGTGGTCCGTGCCGCCACCGACAACGAGCCGCGCCATGTGCGGCACGCCGCGATGGCCGACCCCGCGACGGCCGCCGCCCTGCCCGTCGAGCGCATCTGGGACCTGTGCGACGACCTGGTACGGGCTCACGGCGATCTGCTCCAGCCCGAGCTGAGGGTGCTGCTGGGCCACTGA
- a CDS encoding DUF7144 family membrane protein, whose translation MATTQHHPHSRTTMTAAGGLMVFASVMLFVSGVLDILRGVMAIAQDDVFVTSPNYVFKFDLTSWGWIHLALGAVAVVVSLGLFSRATWARVIGVGIAALLIIANFLSIPYYPVWSLTLIALYGFVIWALCVAGPDTDTE comes from the coding sequence ATGGCAACCACCCAGCATCACCCGCACTCCAGGACCACCATGACGGCGGCCGGCGGCTTGATGGTCTTCGCCTCGGTGATGCTGTTCGTCTCCGGCGTCCTCGACATCCTGCGGGGCGTCATGGCGATCGCCCAGGACGACGTCTTCGTCACCAGCCCGAACTACGTCTTCAAGTTCGACCTGACGAGCTGGGGCTGGATCCACCTGGCGCTCGGCGCGGTCGCCGTGGTCGTGAGCCTCGGCCTGTTCTCGCGGGCGACCTGGGCCCGCGTGATCGGCGTGGGCATCGCGGCGCTGCTGATCATCGCCAACTTCCTGTCCATCCCGTACTACCCCGTCTGGTCGCTGACGCTGATAGCCCTGTACGGATTCGTCATCTGGGCGCTCTGCGTCGCGGGTCCGGACACGGACACCGAGTAG
- a CDS encoding LuxR C-terminal-related transcriptional regulator: MAGLLTPGGDPLLAVRFTVPDLTETFVRRPRLVGRLAEGVQGPLTLVNGPAGAGKTLLVAHWISTMDHPGDVAWLTVEHEDTGPGIFWTYVLESLRRHGAAVPDDIGSPSSPGDVDHSLLTRLAAWLSERADPVILVLDEFDRVGASAEVADELQFVLRHAGGGLRLVIVSRTEPQLPLHRYRAAGAVAEVRGADLAFVPGETAALLSRHDIRLSDDGARSLTEWTGGWAAGLRLCILAAQHVDDPDTFIKNFEAGQSTLADFLLAEVLEAQSDETQDLLLRSSILEQIHPDLANALTGRDDAEPILAGLQHANAFAEAIGHSWYRLHPLFAEILRVHLRVRHPGLEPELHRRAARWLSDAGLLAEALPHAAGSGEWELAAGRFIDELAIGQLLTGLDAERLDGLFAAMPPDAAGPAACLVRAARELVRHDVDRGLDFLRRAGETLTGEGADTAALRLSHALLRVFAARLTGSSERAEAAAEDMRAAELLLPAERLQQHPELPALMLTDLGSAQLWAGRFDEARTSLSAAAQVDDGPSTAYPRHESLSRLALIDFLCGRPGRAEGHAGAAVAEAERSGLPPAARTGVAQLVLAAVAVDRDDLAAAQTHLDQATASGTPSHDPVAMAGLALLRSRMLLAKGHPKEALRVLEELRRPPHGVEPSPWVSGRAGLAMSTAYLALGDPLAATEVLAEEGAATGPEATAAAARARLATGDREAARSLLDALPTELDEGPGIAVRVLLARAQTADALGDDSTAQRLVARALRLARPEHLRRPFVEAGPWLRTFVRHRPALGQGHEWLPVTAAVRGTGPGPRPDHAPVTEPLSEREQEVLERLAQMMSRDEIAADLHLSVNTVKTHLKSVYRKLAATRRGEAVRRARDLHIL; the protein is encoded by the coding sequence ATGGCCGGGCTGCTGACCCCAGGTGGTGACCCCCTGCTCGCCGTCCGGTTCACCGTCCCGGACCTGACGGAGACCTTCGTGCGCAGGCCGCGCCTGGTCGGACGGCTCGCCGAGGGCGTTCAGGGCCCGTTGACCCTGGTGAACGGGCCGGCCGGCGCGGGGAAGACGCTCCTGGTGGCCCACTGGATCTCCACGATGGACCATCCGGGTGATGTGGCCTGGCTGACCGTGGAGCACGAGGACACCGGCCCCGGCATCTTCTGGACGTACGTCCTGGAATCCCTGCGACGCCACGGAGCGGCCGTTCCGGACGACATCGGCAGCCCCTCCAGCCCCGGCGACGTGGACCACTCCCTGCTGACCCGGCTCGCGGCCTGGCTGAGCGAGCGCGCGGACCCGGTGATCCTGGTGCTCGACGAGTTCGACCGGGTGGGAGCCTCCGCGGAGGTCGCCGACGAGCTCCAGTTCGTCCTGCGGCACGCGGGAGGCGGTCTGCGTCTGGTGATCGTCAGCCGTACGGAGCCGCAACTGCCGTTGCACCGCTATCGGGCGGCCGGAGCGGTGGCCGAGGTACGGGGCGCGGACCTGGCGTTCGTTCCGGGCGAGACGGCCGCCCTGCTCAGCCGGCACGACATCCGGCTGTCCGACGACGGCGCGCGGTCGCTGACGGAGTGGACCGGTGGCTGGGCCGCCGGGCTGCGGCTGTGCATCCTCGCGGCGCAGCACGTGGACGATCCGGACACCTTCATCAAGAACTTCGAGGCCGGCCAGTCCACGCTCGCGGACTTCCTGCTGGCCGAGGTGCTCGAAGCGCAGTCGGACGAGACACAGGACCTGCTCCTGCGTTCGAGCATCCTCGAACAGATCCACCCCGATCTGGCCAACGCCCTGACGGGCCGGGACGACGCGGAACCCATCCTGGCCGGGCTGCAGCACGCCAATGCGTTCGCCGAGGCCATCGGCCACTCGTGGTACCGGCTGCACCCCTTGTTCGCGGAGATCCTGCGGGTCCATCTGCGGGTACGCCATCCGGGTCTGGAGCCCGAGCTGCACCGGCGGGCCGCCCGCTGGCTGAGCGACGCGGGACTGCTGGCGGAGGCTCTGCCGCACGCGGCGGGGTCGGGCGAATGGGAGCTCGCGGCGGGTCGGTTCATCGACGAGCTGGCCATCGGGCAACTGCTGACGGGACTCGACGCCGAGCGCCTCGACGGGCTCTTCGCCGCCATGCCTCCGGACGCCGCCGGTCCGGCCGCGTGCCTGGTGCGCGCCGCCCGTGAACTGGTCCGCCACGACGTCGACCGGGGACTCGACTTCCTGCGCCGGGCCGGGGAGACCCTCACCGGCGAGGGCGCCGACACAGCGGCCCTGCGGCTGAGCCACGCGCTCCTGCGGGTGTTCGCCGCCCGGCTGACCGGCTCGTCCGAGCGGGCGGAGGCGGCGGCCGAGGACATGAGGGCGGCGGAGCTGCTGCTTCCGGCCGAGCGGCTGCAACAGCACCCGGAGCTGCCGGCCCTGATGCTCACGGACCTGGGATCGGCGCAGTTGTGGGCGGGACGGTTCGACGAGGCCCGGACCTCGCTGTCCGCCGCCGCACAGGTGGATGACGGACCCTCCACCGCCTACCCCCGGCACGAGTCGCTCAGCCGGCTCGCGCTGATCGACTTCCTGTGCGGCCGTCCGGGCCGCGCGGAGGGGCACGCGGGAGCGGCGGTCGCCGAGGCGGAGCGCTCCGGCCTGCCGCCCGCCGCCCGGACGGGGGTCGCCCAGCTCGTCCTGGCGGCGGTCGCCGTCGACCGTGACGACCTGGCGGCGGCACAGACGCACCTGGACCAGGCGACCGCCTCCGGGACGCCCTCGCACGATCCCGTCGCCATGGCGGGCCTCGCCCTGCTGCGGTCCCGGATGCTGCTGGCCAAGGGGCATCCGAAGGAGGCGCTGCGCGTCCTGGAGGAGCTGAGGCGTCCCCCGCACGGCGTCGAGCCCTCGCCGTGGGTCAGCGGCCGGGCCGGGCTGGCCATGTCCACCGCGTACCTGGCGCTGGGCGATCCGCTCGCCGCGACGGAGGTGCTGGCGGAGGAGGGAGCCGCCACCGGGCCGGAGGCCACGGCGGCCGCCGCCCGTGCCCGGCTCGCGACCGGCGACCGGGAGGCGGCACGCTCTCTCCTGGACGCGCTCCCGACCGAGCTGGACGAGGGGCCGGGCATCGCCGTCCGGGTGCTGCTGGCGCGGGCGCAGACGGCGGACGCGCTGGGCGACGACTCCACCGCCCAGCGGCTGGTGGCGCGGGCCCTGCGGCTGGCCAGGCCGGAGCATCTGCGGCGGCCGTTCGTGGAGGCAGGCCCCTGGCTGCGGACCTTCGTACGGCATCGGCCCGCGCTGGGCCAGGGCCATGAATGGCTCCCGGTGACGGCCGCGGTCCGGGGCACCGGACCGGGCCCGCGGCCCGATCACGCGCCGGTGACCGAACCGCTCAGCGAGCGCGAGCAGGAGGTGCTGGAGCGGCTGGCGCAGATGATGTCGAGGGACGAGATCGCCGCCGACCTGCATCTGTCCGTCAACACGGTCAAGACCCACCTCAAGAGCGTCTACCGCAAGCTCGCCGCCACCCGTCGGGGCGAGGCCGTACGACGGGCCCGCGACCTGCACATCCTGTGA